Proteins from a genomic interval of Alteromonas macleodii ATCC 27126:
- a CDS encoding transglutaminase family protein, whose product MKYTIRHVTTYKYSDKVSLTQNHARLIPLNTFNQKRISASVTIVPEPDYQAEFKDYFDNTVTVFEIPTLHEEMQVIATSEVEIQGAPLQGLFAHNTQWESVRDQIRYPVDQSMLAAQFFSIPTRLTQANKAILDYTLMSFTPGRSIVESCDDLMNRIFNDFTFDPSFSTINTPVSHVFEHKRGVCQDYAHLTLTCLRSIGLAARYVSGYIETIPPPGQEKLTGADATHAWVALFVPGSGWIDYDPTNNLKPYDQHVTLAVGRDFADITPLKGIMFGGGNQVLDVSVDMNRGQ is encoded by the coding sequence ATGAAGTACACCATTCGTCACGTCACTACCTACAAGTATTCCGACAAGGTGAGCCTGACACAAAACCATGCCCGCCTAATACCGCTAAACACCTTTAATCAAAAGAGGATTAGCGCCAGTGTCACCATTGTGCCTGAACCTGACTATCAGGCAGAGTTTAAAGACTACTTCGACAACACGGTAACGGTGTTTGAAATACCCACTTTGCATGAAGAAATGCAGGTCATCGCAACCAGTGAAGTTGAAATTCAAGGAGCACCATTACAAGGTCTGTTTGCGCACAATACACAATGGGAAAGCGTGAGAGATCAAATCCGCTACCCAGTAGATCAGAGCATGTTGGCAGCGCAGTTTTTCAGTATTCCTACTCGCTTAACGCAGGCCAATAAAGCGATTTTAGACTATACCTTGATGTCGTTTACGCCTGGCCGCTCTATCGTAGAGTCGTGCGACGACTTAATGAACCGCATTTTTAACGATTTTACCTTTGACCCGTCCTTCTCGACGATTAACACCCCAGTAAGCCACGTGTTTGAGCACAAGCGGGGCGTATGTCAGGACTATGCCCACCTAACACTTACTTGCTTACGCAGTATTGGTTTGGCGGCGCGCTATGTAAGTGGATATATCGAAACGATTCCACCACCGGGTCAGGAAAAGCTTACTGGTGCAGACGCCACCCACGCTTGGGTTGCGCTTTTTGTACCGGGCTCTGGTTGGATTGATTACGACCCGACCAACAATTTGAAACCCTACGACCAGCACGTTACGTTAGCTGTCGGACGAGATTTTGCAGATATCACACCGCTTAAAGGCATTATGTTTGGTGGTGGAAATCAGGTTTTAGACGTTTCAGTGGATATGAATCGCGGACAATAA
- a CDS encoding DUF2126 domain-containing protein → MTITVGITHHTEYHYDRSISMSPHTFRLRPAPHSRTPIKSYSLKVYPENHFINWQQDPFGNYLARVVFPEKTKKFWFTVDLVAELTVINPFDFFLESYAETFPFSYEKRLARDLTPYLETEDASSLFQQLIDNQQPKEPVATVDFLVGVNRAVYDLIEYGVRMEPGVQSIDETLQKKGGSCRDSAWLLVQLFRHLGLASRFVSGYLVQLASDEKSLDGPSGPEKDFTDLHAWCEVYVPGAGWIGLDPTSGLFAGEGHIPLACTPEPLSAAPVTGAIDQCESTFSFYNNVQRLHEPPRVTKPYSDAQWAAIDRLGGQIDKDLVNAGITLTMGGEPTFISIDDMESEQWNTAADGKEKRILAHTLFMKMVESFSNSGFRHYGQGKWYPGEPLPRWQYACYWRKDGTPIWHNQALLADNNATYSFSQNEAQTFATQLATALGLSEKVVVTAYEDVLYHLWQEGNLPQDPSPDAPELLHAMTRKGFLAKLEQGLDTPVGFIIPLAYDTVFDGWQSSVWSFKRGHCFLLPGDSPLGYRLPLSSLGSPDALAERDPADMTGTLSSPTSHKGYISEKSVLTALCLEVRDGKLCVFMPPVSHFEHYALLLNAIESIADKLDIPVILEGYTPPYDSRVEKFAVTPDPGVIEVNVHPASDWHTLVKNTHALYAMAKSCRLGTEKFMLDGRHAGTGGGNHVTMGGPTPLESPFLKRPDILRSFITYWQHHPGLSYLFSSLFIGPTSQAPRVDEARDERLYELEIAFSQIPDSEVPSPWLVDRLLRHLLTDLTGNTHRAEFCIDKLFNPDSPTGRLGIVEFRGFEMPPHARMSLMQMLLLRTLLAWFWKQPYKKKLVRWGTELHDRFMLPHYVRQDIAEVCSDLNAAGFPIKLEWFDPFFEFRFPRCGSREVGQIKLDLFSAIEPWHVLGEEATGSGTARYVDSSLERVQLTVSNMHTDRYIVSCNGRRLPLKPTNIRGEHVAGIRFRAWHPASALHPTIGVHAPLVFDVYDSWAGRSLGGFTYHVSHPGGRNFSTMPVNAFEAEGRRIARFWDHGHTPSVASPSMPEWSPHFATQYVVDHEGRGDFDLPLEEAENEEYPNTLDLRRPPTL, encoded by the coding sequence ATGACAATCACTGTAGGGATCACACATCATACTGAATACCACTACGATAGAAGTATCAGTATGTCACCGCATACTTTCCGCCTTCGCCCTGCTCCGCATAGTCGAACACCAATAAAAAGTTACTCTTTAAAAGTCTATCCTGAGAATCATTTTATCAATTGGCAGCAAGACCCGTTTGGTAACTACCTTGCACGCGTAGTATTTCCTGAGAAGACTAAAAAGTTCTGGTTCACCGTAGACCTTGTTGCCGAACTGACGGTTATTAACCCCTTTGACTTCTTTTTAGAGTCTTACGCTGAAACCTTTCCGTTTTCGTACGAAAAACGGCTGGCGAGAGACTTAACACCCTACCTTGAGACAGAAGATGCATCGTCTTTGTTTCAGCAGTTAATTGACAATCAGCAGCCTAAAGAGCCTGTTGCTACCGTAGATTTCTTAGTGGGTGTAAACCGCGCCGTATACGACCTGATTGAATACGGTGTGCGCATGGAGCCCGGAGTCCAGAGTATCGACGAAACTCTGCAGAAAAAAGGCGGCTCGTGTCGTGACTCGGCTTGGCTATTGGTTCAGCTATTTCGGCATTTAGGGCTGGCATCGCGCTTTGTTTCCGGCTACCTGGTTCAATTGGCAAGTGATGAAAAGTCTCTTGATGGCCCCAGTGGCCCGGAAAAAGACTTTACCGACCTGCACGCATGGTGTGAGGTATATGTTCCCGGAGCGGGATGGATTGGCCTTGACCCTACGTCTGGGCTTTTCGCAGGTGAAGGGCACATTCCATTGGCGTGTACCCCCGAACCACTGTCGGCAGCGCCGGTTACCGGTGCCATCGATCAATGTGAATCAACGTTTAGCTTCTACAACAACGTACAACGTTTACACGAACCGCCCCGTGTAACCAAGCCTTACAGCGATGCCCAGTGGGCCGCTATCGATAGGCTTGGAGGCCAAATAGACAAAGACTTAGTTAATGCAGGGATAACCCTCACCATGGGCGGCGAACCCACGTTTATTTCCATTGATGATATGGAAAGCGAACAGTGGAATACCGCCGCCGACGGCAAGGAGAAACGCATTTTAGCGCACACGCTTTTCATGAAAATGGTGGAAAGCTTTAGTAATAGTGGCTTTCGCCATTATGGACAGGGTAAGTGGTATCCCGGAGAGCCATTACCTCGCTGGCAATATGCCTGTTACTGGCGTAAAGACGGAACGCCTATCTGGCATAATCAAGCACTACTTGCTGACAACAACGCCACCTATTCTTTCTCACAAAACGAAGCGCAAACATTTGCTACTCAACTAGCCACGGCGTTGGGTTTAAGTGAAAAGGTTGTTGTCACCGCTTATGAAGACGTGCTGTATCATTTATGGCAAGAGGGTAACCTTCCGCAAGACCCGTCACCCGACGCCCCAGAACTGCTTCACGCAATGACCCGCAAAGGCTTTTTAGCCAAGTTGGAACAGGGTTTAGATACACCCGTGGGCTTTATTATTCCCCTCGCCTACGACACGGTTTTTGACGGATGGCAAAGTAGCGTATGGTCGTTTAAACGAGGACACTGCTTCTTGTTACCGGGCGACTCTCCATTAGGTTATCGGCTGCCGTTGAGTAGCTTAGGTAGTCCAGATGCGCTAGCAGAACGGGATCCTGCTGACATGACCGGCACGCTCTCATCCCCAACGTCTCACAAAGGGTATATTAGTGAAAAGTCAGTATTAACCGCCCTTTGTTTAGAAGTGCGCGACGGAAAGTTATGCGTATTTATGCCGCCTGTAAGCCACTTTGAACATTATGCGCTGCTGCTGAACGCTATTGAGTCCATCGCTGATAAACTTGATATTCCCGTGATATTAGAAGGCTATACTCCGCCCTACGACAGTCGCGTTGAAAAGTTTGCGGTTACCCCCGACCCCGGTGTTATCGAGGTCAATGTTCACCCTGCATCCGATTGGCATACTCTGGTAAAAAATACCCATGCCCTTTATGCCATGGCCAAGTCATGTCGACTCGGTACAGAAAAATTCATGCTTGATGGACGGCACGCCGGCACAGGAGGTGGAAATCACGTGACAATGGGTGGGCCGACACCGTTAGAGAGCCCGTTTTTAAAGCGTCCAGACATTCTGCGAAGCTTTATTACCTATTGGCAGCATCACCCTGGGCTTTCCTATTTGTTTTCGAGCCTGTTCATCGGCCCGACTAGCCAAGCGCCTCGTGTCGATGAAGCGCGGGATGAAAGGCTGTACGAACTGGAAATTGCATTCTCTCAAATTCCCGATAGCGAAGTTCCCTCACCTTGGTTGGTTGACCGCCTCCTTCGGCACTTGCTGACTGACCTGACAGGGAATACCCATCGTGCAGAGTTTTGTATCGATAAACTATTCAACCCCGACTCGCCCACGGGGCGATTGGGCATTGTAGAGTTTCGCGGTTTTGAAATGCCTCCTCACGCCAGAATGAGTTTGATGCAAATGCTTCTTCTGCGCACGCTGCTAGCGTGGTTTTGGAAACAACCATACAAGAAGAAACTGGTGCGGTGGGGCACAGAGCTTCACGATCGTTTTATGCTGCCCCATTACGTTCGGCAAGACATCGCTGAAGTATGTAGCGACCTAAACGCAGCAGGCTTTCCCATTAAGCTTGAATGGTTCGATCCGTTTTTTGAGTTTCGATTCCCTCGCTGCGGTAGCCGTGAAGTCGGTCAAATTAAGCTAGATCTCTTTAGCGCTATTGAGCCATGGCATGTATTGGGTGAAGAAGCGACAGGCAGCGGAACTGCGCGTTATGTTGACAGCTCACTTGAACGCGTCCAGCTCACTGTTTCAAACATGCATACAGACCGTTACATAGTGTCGTGTAACGGCCGCAGATTACCGTTAAAACCCACCAATATTCGCGGAGAACATGTAGCCGGAATTCGCTTTAGAGCGTGGCACCCTGCATCGGCGCTTCACCCGACCATTGGCGTGCACGCGCCGTTGGTCTTTGATGTTTACGACAGCTGGGCGGGCCGCTCTTTAGGCGGATTTACCTATCATGTTAGTCACCCGGGCGGGCGCAATTTCTCTACTATGCCGGTCAACGCTTTTGAGGCTGAAGGAAGGCGTATTGCCAGATTCTGGGATCACGGTCATACCCCGTCGGTGGCATCGCCTTCCATGCCTGAGTGGTCGCCTCACTTTGCTACACAGTATGTGGTTGACCATGAAGGTCGCGGTGATTTTGATTTACCTTTGGAAGAAGCCGAGAATGAAGAATATCCAAATACGCTGGATTTGCGCCGGCCTCCTACACTATAG
- a CDS encoding circularly permuted type 2 ATP-grasp protein, whose amino-acid sequence MSEDFTMPEWLSSYINSSTAADESKRLLNTLFSRLSGLNSDELSFRANEIRRLMRNSGFADIDEHQNWQLDPLPMLISSQDWEMLSRGIEQRVLLLNKVLLDLNSDRQTLTNGVFSTDHLMRHPYYLAESHTLSSLNNGVFLSAFDIAQDVNGEYFMLNDHCQFPRGLGLLLENRIVARRVMSEEFAECGVQRIAGFFEQFQHAIDQETAAINDPRIVILCRGPDDQYYSEQAYLATYMGYTLVRSADLTVRKGQVWLKALDGLRKVDVILRWIEDRFLDSLEQVDYSAFGIPGLIHAVRTQNVVLLNPLGNGAIQIPAIKNNLHRAAEFFNGESLLLRQQETFPAENLTQSDWSGYELLSYVDPELKYDGEKDADAIANTLQTVALTDLFWRKKVNLSHTPFWHDKGLVSKPVIMRCYALYSQGQVFILPSAMCFTPKAARTDGKTEIKDTWVETIGPPQERAPSIPKSLQSDADLALVEGLLPSRTAENLFWLGCAVERSENVIRLVRVFIDKFTELAIYPDEAHRNALLRFKSGLEQQALIYPYLTPDAAKITVNEGGFKELVISLINDNSFAGGLYSSINMVVQSALQVRELLSYDSLRIIESLEEEHHEFSTITEQTPTHRLQSTLDKLIGLTMAFNGSIQDSLSKSNGAFMIEIGRRLERSKQLVSMVQNLLQFPLPEAEQQNVLEIVLVAQVSAITHRRRYRAFQSIETGLELLLLDAEYPRSLAHQIQKITELCESLPVSAKPGFLSTTEKILLQLKASFALADRQTLNINTNQAPSGLVSLLKSVTSQLQKFSEMMQTQYFSHTKPASQLHWSGIGTASVQVVEKPIDEEATAPLASAPDASSPNDSEVKK is encoded by the coding sequence ATGAGTGAAGATTTCACCATGCCAGAATGGCTTAGCAGCTATATCAATTCGAGCACTGCTGCGGATGAGAGCAAACGTCTGCTCAATACGTTATTTTCTCGTTTGTCAGGCCTTAACAGTGACGAGCTGTCCTTTAGAGCAAATGAAATTCGCCGACTAATGCGAAACAGTGGTTTTGCGGATATCGATGAACACCAGAATTGGCAGCTAGATCCCTTGCCTATGCTCATTTCAAGCCAAGACTGGGAAATGCTCAGCCGCGGCATTGAACAGCGAGTCTTACTGCTCAATAAAGTGCTATTAGACCTTAACTCAGACAGGCAAACGCTAACCAACGGCGTTTTCTCTACAGACCACTTGATGCGTCATCCTTACTATCTTGCCGAGAGCCACACGCTTTCCTCGTTAAACAACGGTGTATTTCTAAGCGCGTTTGACATAGCCCAAGATGTAAACGGCGAGTATTTCATGCTGAACGATCACTGCCAGTTCCCTCGCGGTCTTGGACTGCTGCTGGAAAACAGGATTGTGGCAAGAAGGGTAATGAGTGAGGAGTTTGCTGAATGTGGTGTGCAGCGAATAGCAGGCTTTTTTGAGCAATTTCAGCATGCTATTGACCAGGAAACCGCTGCGATTAATGACCCGCGCATTGTTATTTTGTGCAGAGGTCCAGACGATCAGTATTATTCTGAGCAAGCCTATCTTGCCACTTACATGGGGTACACCCTGGTAAGAAGCGCTGATTTAACGGTGAGGAAAGGACAAGTCTGGCTTAAAGCTTTAGACGGATTACGAAAAGTTGATGTCATTTTGCGCTGGATTGAGGACAGATTCTTAGATTCACTGGAGCAAGTTGACTACTCAGCGTTCGGGATTCCCGGGCTTATTCATGCAGTCCGAACTCAGAACGTGGTATTGCTCAACCCCTTGGGCAATGGCGCTATTCAAATTCCTGCCATCAAAAACAACTTGCATAGGGCCGCTGAGTTTTTTAATGGTGAATCTTTACTGCTTCGCCAACAAGAAACCTTTCCCGCAGAAAACCTTACGCAAAGCGATTGGTCGGGATATGAGTTATTAAGTTATGTTGACCCTGAATTAAAATACGACGGTGAAAAAGACGCTGACGCTATTGCAAATACACTACAAACGGTAGCGTTAACCGACCTATTCTGGCGAAAAAAAGTGAATCTTTCGCATACGCCATTTTGGCACGATAAAGGGCTGGTAAGTAAGCCAGTCATTATGCGTTGCTATGCGTTGTACTCACAAGGGCAAGTTTTTATTCTCCCCTCAGCCATGTGTTTTACGCCCAAGGCAGCGCGCACCGATGGCAAAACAGAAATAAAGGACACGTGGGTTGAAACCATAGGTCCGCCACAAGAGCGTGCGCCTTCTATTCCCAAATCACTGCAATCAGATGCAGACTTAGCGCTAGTCGAGGGGCTACTGCCTAGCAGAACGGCGGAAAACCTATTTTGGTTGGGCTGCGCCGTAGAGCGAAGTGAAAACGTGATTCGGTTGGTCAGGGTATTTATAGACAAATTCACTGAGCTTGCCATTTATCCCGATGAGGCGCACAGAAATGCCCTGCTACGATTTAAATCTGGGTTAGAACAGCAGGCATTAATTTACCCTTACCTTACACCAGACGCAGCGAAAATAACCGTCAACGAAGGAGGATTCAAAGAATTAGTGATATCGCTAATTAACGATAACTCCTTCGCCGGCGGCCTTTACAGTAGCATTAATATGGTGGTGCAAAGCGCGCTGCAAGTGAGAGAGCTACTTTCTTATGACAGCTTGCGCATTATCGAAAGCCTAGAAGAGGAACATCACGAATTTAGTACCATTACCGAGCAGACGCCGACGCACAGATTACAAAGTACACTCGATAAATTAATTGGGCTTACCATGGCGTTTAACGGCTCTATTCAAGACAGCCTGTCTAAAAGTAATGGCGCCTTTATGATAGAAATTGGACGACGGTTAGAGCGCAGTAAACAGCTTGTGTCTATGGTGCAAAATCTGCTGCAATTCCCTCTGCCCGAGGCTGAGCAACAAAACGTGCTGGAAATCGTGTTGGTGGCGCAAGTGAGCGCTATTACCCACAGGCGTCGATACCGTGCGTTTCAAAGTATCGAAACGGGATTAGAGCTATTGCTTTTAGATGCCGAGTACCCACGCTCATTAGCTCATCAAATCCAAAAAATTACCGAGCTTTGCGAAAGCTTGCCGGTAAGCGCCAAGCCCGGTTTTTTAAGTACCACAGAGAAAATTCTGTTGCAGTTAAAAGCAAGCTTCGCGCTGGCTGACAGACAGACCTTAAATATCAACACTAATCAAGCACCTTCGGGCTTAGTGTCTTTACTAAAAAGCGTGACATCACAACTGCAGAAATTTAGCGAAATGATGCAAACTCAATACTTCAGCCACACTAAGCCTGCGTCACAACTGCACTGGTCCGGCATTGGCACCGCGTCTGTACAGGTCGTCGAAAAACCAATAGATGAGGAAGCGACAGCTCCGTTAGCTAGTGCGCCTGATGCCAGTAGTCCGAATGACAGTGAGGTGAAAAAATGA
- a CDS encoding circularly permuted type 2 ATP-grasp protein — protein MSSQKQSQTLSKAVSLEHCNFSEFYDELIDKNGKPRPHGAPLMDYLSQLSEEELKNAQDAAELVVKEMGITFTVYGEGSSIDRAWPIDIIPRIIPNKEWQRVEEGLKQRVKALNMFIDDLYHDQKIIKDGVFPKALLDKSVNFRKQCVGVSPPNGIWAHICGSDLVRDSDGTIYVLEDNLRVPSGVSYMLENRSVLKRVFPDMFEKMDILPVNDYPSQLFDMLSSLSPRPQDKPEVVVLTPGIYNSAYFEHCYLAQEMGCELVEGRDLTVEKDDCVYMKTIKGLRRVDVIYRRIDDMFLDPEAFNPDSMLGVPGLMRAWSKGKVTLINAPGAGVADDKVVYTYVPDMIRYYLDEEIKLPNVETYRCYEPEDFKYVEANIDKLVIKPANESGGYGLLIGPKSTKKQQQETLAQIKADPRNWIAQPTLNLSTVPTIDGSTIEGRHVDLRPFILSSGTHTYVTTGGLTRVALVKGSLVVNSSQGGGSKDTWIVD, from the coding sequence TTGAGTAGTCAAAAACAAAGTCAGACGTTATCGAAAGCTGTGAGTCTGGAACACTGCAATTTTTCCGAGTTTTACGATGAACTGATAGATAAAAATGGAAAACCCCGCCCTCACGGTGCGCCGTTAATGGATTATTTGTCGCAATTAAGTGAAGAAGAGTTAAAAAACGCGCAAGACGCCGCCGAGTTGGTGGTGAAAGAAATGGGTATTACCTTCACGGTTTATGGTGAAGGAAGCTCAATAGACCGAGCGTGGCCCATCGATATCATTCCTCGCATTATCCCAAATAAAGAATGGCAACGCGTAGAAGAAGGGCTTAAACAGCGCGTAAAAGCCCTTAATATGTTCATCGACGATCTGTATCACGATCAGAAGATTATTAAAGATGGCGTTTTTCCTAAAGCGCTTCTCGACAAGTCCGTGAACTTTAGAAAGCAGTGCGTGGGTGTTTCTCCCCCAAACGGTATCTGGGCACATATCTGCGGCTCTGATTTAGTGCGAGATAGCGACGGCACCATTTACGTACTGGAAGACAACCTGCGCGTACCTTCTGGCGTGTCTTACATGTTAGAAAACCGCTCAGTGCTGAAGCGTGTCTTTCCAGACATGTTCGAGAAAATGGATATTCTTCCCGTAAACGACTATCCCTCACAGCTGTTCGACATGTTGTCGAGTCTATCACCGCGTCCTCAGGATAAACCTGAAGTTGTGGTACTTACACCCGGTATCTACAACTCTGCCTACTTTGAACACTGCTATCTTGCTCAGGAAATGGGGTGTGAGCTAGTAGAAGGTCGAGATCTAACCGTAGAAAAAGACGACTGCGTATATATGAAGACGATTAAGGGCCTACGCAGAGTGGACGTTATCTACCGCCGTATTGACGATATGTTTTTAGACCCAGAAGCGTTTAACCCTGATTCGATGCTGGGCGTTCCCGGGCTAATGCGAGCGTGGAGTAAAGGCAAGGTAACGCTGATCAACGCGCCGGGGGCTGGCGTGGCAGACGATAAAGTGGTGTACACCTATGTGCCTGACATGATTCGCTATTATTTGGATGAAGAGATTAAGCTGCCTAACGTAGAGACCTACCGTTGTTATGAGCCCGAAGACTTCAAATATGTTGAAGCCAATATCGACAAACTTGTAATAAAGCCTGCCAATGAATCGGGAGGCTACGGCTTGCTGATTGGACCGAAATCAACCAAAAAGCAGCAGCAAGAAACCCTTGCTCAAATAAAGGCTGACCCCAGAAACTGGATAGCACAGCCTACCTTGAATTTGTCTACCGTCCCCACTATTGACGGTTCTACAATTGAAGGGCGACATGTGGATCTTCGCCCTTTCATCCTTTCATCAGGTACTCACACCTATGTCACAACGGGAGGCCTCACTAGGGTTGCCCTTGTTAAAGGTTCCCTCGTGGTCAATTCATCACAAGGCGGTGGTAGTAAAGATACTTGGATTGTGGATTAG
- the secD gene encoding protein translocase subunit SecD, translating into MARFSFRGFVYVLIVMLGLLSAAPNILPQSIKQQLPTWYTTSTLSLGLDLQGGSHLLLAADTNALFEKQLNSFSSDLLSELRSQNVRYTKTSHSLTHKDSRSGSVVFTLRSADDARKVKDTAYQISAQPNGSSALDVEIKQSTVTLTLNELYTEQLVKDTLSRSVEVVRKRLNETGLTEPSVTLQGKDAILVQMPGMSDPTQVKKLLGTTAQMTFHWAANSQSEQVMNKQDAAGNTYRLEQKVALEGEHITDAAGVLSSENGQPVVTFRLDSAGAKQFATMTRDNIGRVLAIVLDDKVVTAPVINSVIPGGRGEITGNFTLPEAGNTALMLRTGALPVPLTIIEERTVGPDLGSDAIQTGVESGVAGALLVLAFMVAIYGRWGAIASFALCINMALVFGALTLFGATLTLPGIAGLILTMGMAVDANILINERIREESKKGRPAASAIEVGFDKAFATIVDSNFTTLIAVSLLFMFGSGPIKGFAITIALGLVSSVFTAVALTKMLMLRVVKSKHKNTQDRAQQRVPLRFSSPLLRLSDKLSGINFLAKRKIALAVSVVLTVLSIGLFAKPGLHYGVDFTGGTMIELTAPTLTTDELRNVIESNGFDQVAIQEYGSEHHYLLRAPVLDSSGELENSNAKQTDALKRAISQADSEVSFDKIDMVGPKVSGGFAELSILALLIAGGGMLVYLWARFEAHFASAALLTVILDLTKTIGFFALTGIEFNLTAVAALLALIGYSINDKVVVLDRIRELLRLDPNKPLADTINEAVNSTLSRTVFTSVTTLLALLPMAIFGGDAVESFAVPMVFAVVIGTSSTLFITSTLLYLLGSRREKQGKAQLKPTAEEIKASLSHIP; encoded by the coding sequence ATGGCACGATTTTCATTTCGTGGCTTTGTGTATGTGCTCATCGTTATGCTCGGTTTACTGAGCGCTGCGCCCAACATATTGCCACAATCAATTAAACAGCAGTTACCTACGTGGTACACCACTTCCACACTATCTTTAGGCTTAGATTTGCAAGGTGGTTCGCATCTGCTATTAGCCGCAGACACCAACGCCTTGTTTGAAAAGCAACTCAACAGCTTTTCGAGCGACTTACTTAGCGAATTGCGCAGTCAAAACGTGCGCTATACAAAAACGTCTCATTCACTCACTCATAAAGATAGTCGTTCTGGAAGTGTCGTCTTTACATTGCGTAGTGCAGATGATGCGAGAAAGGTAAAAGACACCGCATATCAAATTTCCGCTCAGCCAAATGGTTCAAGTGCACTTGATGTAGAGATAAAGCAAAGCACCGTTACCCTTACGCTTAACGAGCTATACACCGAACAACTGGTTAAAGACACGTTAAGCCGAAGTGTTGAAGTAGTTCGAAAGCGTTTGAACGAAACGGGGCTTACTGAGCCTAGTGTTACGCTACAAGGTAAAGACGCCATTTTAGTTCAGATGCCGGGTATGTCTGACCCCACTCAAGTTAAAAAATTATTGGGCACTACCGCACAAATGACTTTTCACTGGGCCGCGAACAGCCAGTCTGAGCAGGTAATGAATAAGCAAGATGCGGCGGGTAATACCTATCGCTTAGAGCAAAAAGTGGCGCTAGAAGGTGAGCATATTACTGATGCGGCAGGTGTCTTAAGTAGTGAAAATGGCCAGCCAGTAGTGACGTTCCGATTAGACAGCGCAGGTGCCAAGCAGTTTGCCACTATGACACGTGACAACATCGGCCGTGTGCTTGCTATCGTCCTTGACGACAAAGTGGTTACAGCCCCCGTCATAAATAGCGTGATTCCGGGTGGTCGTGGTGAAATAACCGGTAACTTTACATTGCCCGAGGCGGGCAACACTGCACTAATGCTTCGCACAGGTGCGCTACCTGTGCCACTTACCATTATAGAAGAACGCACGGTGGGGCCTGATTTAGGCAGCGATGCAATTCAAACCGGAGTGGAAAGCGGTGTGGCAGGTGCGTTACTGGTATTGGCATTCATGGTAGCGATTTACGGCAGGTGGGGCGCTATCGCAAGTTTTGCTCTTTGTATCAATATGGCGTTGGTGTTTGGCGCATTAACCCTGTTTGGCGCAACCCTGACGTTACCGGGCATAGCAGGTTTGATCCTAACCATGGGCATGGCAGTCGATGCGAACATTTTGATTAATGAACGTATTCGTGAAGAAAGTAAAAAAGGTCGTCCGGCAGCCAGTGCAATAGAAGTGGGTTTTGATAAAGCGTTCGCGACTATTGTGGATTCAAACTTCACCACACTAATAGCGGTAAGCTTGTTGTTTATGTTTGGTAGCGGCCCTATTAAAGGGTTTGCAATTACAATTGCCCTTGGTCTGGTGTCTTCGGTATTTACTGCTGTAGCCCTAACTAAAATGTTAATGCTAAGAGTGGTTAAGTCGAAGCACAAGAATACGCAAGATCGCGCGCAGCAGCGCGTTCCTTTGCGCTTTTCATCACCGCTTTTGCGGTTAAGCGATAAGCTAAGCGGTATTAATTTTCTGGCAAAGCGTAAAATTGCACTCGCTGTTTCGGTAGTGCTAACAGTGCTTTCAATCGGCTTGTTTGCTAAGCCTGGCTTACATTATGGCGTCGACTTTACCGGTGGCACCATGATTGAGTTGACCGCACCAACCCTTACTACCGATGAGCTAAGGAATGTGATTGAAAGCAATGGCTTTGATCAGGTAGCAATTCAAGAATATGGCAGTGAACATCACTATTTATTGCGAGCCCCTGTTCTAGATAGCAGTGGCGAGCTTGAAAATAGCAACGCAAAGCAGACTGACGCACTAAAGCGTGCGATTTCGCAGGCCGACAGTGAGGTAAGTTTTGATAAAATTGATATGGTTGGACCCAAAGTCAGCGGAGGCTTTGCCGAGCTATCCATTCTAGCATTGCTTATCGCAGGTGGCGGCATGTTGGTGTATCTGTGGGCACGCTTTGAAGCGCATTTTGCGAGCGCAGCGCTGCTAACCGTGATACTCGATTTAACCAAAACCATAGGCTTTTTCGCGCTTACGGGTATCGAATTTAACTTAACGGCTGTCGCAGCACTATTGGCGCTCATTGGTTACTCTATAAACGATAAGGTTGTGGTGCTTGATCGCATCCGTGAATTATTGCGTTTAGACCCAAACAAGCCATTGGCAGATACCATTAATGAGGCCGTGAACAGCACGTTAAGCCGCACGGTATTCACTTCCGTTACCACGCTGTTGGCATTGTTACCGATGGCTATTTTTGGCGGTGATGCCGTAGAAAGTTTTGCAGTCCCTATGGTTTTTGCTGTCGTGATTGGCACGTCATCGACCTTGTTTATCACCTCTACGCTGTTGTATTTGTTGGGCAGTAGAAGAGAGAAACAAGGTAAAGCGCAGTTAAAGCCTACTGCAGAAGAGATTAAGGCTTCGTTGTCGCACATCCCTTAG